The stretch of DNA GTGAAAAACTTCTGGGTAATATAAAAGACTTTATAAGCCAAGCTGAAAAAAAACAGATCAAATCTTTATCAAAAAGGGAATCGGATTTACTTTTAGCTATCAATGAAGGAATTCCGGAGGAAATGCATACTCGCTTACTAGCCTTGCAAACAAAGCAAAAAAAACATTCACTTTCCCTAAATGAACAGCAAGAACTCCACTCATTAATCGACGCTGTTGAAGAATTAGATGGGAGACGCTTAGAAAATATGCTTTCCCTTTCAAAATTATGGGATATTTCACTTGATCAATTAAGATTGCGTTTAGATATAAAAGCGCCCGATCCCCATGTCTGGTAGATATATTCCAATTGAACTTAAAATAAAGATTTTAAAACGTGCAAATGAACGTTGTGAATATTGCCAGAGTTGGATGCGAAATGCAATACATACCTTCCACATCGATCATGTAATTCCCTTAGACAAAGAAGGTGAAACTGAGTTTGAAAATCTGGCTCTATCGTGTAGTGGGTGTAATAGTGCTAAATCAACAAAAATAGCGGCTAAAGATCCAGTTTCAAAAGATATGGTCTCGCTATTTCATCCACGACAACAAAAATGGGAAGATCATTTTGTCTGGAGCGAAGACTTTATAGAAATGATAGGGTTGACTGCTGTAGGAAGAGCTACTATTATTCATTTACGTCTAAATCGTATAGGTCTTAAGAATATGCGTCGATTAACAACACTTGCAGGAGAACATCCTCCTATTGATTAAGGAAACCTGCCGACATCACAGCCTTTATCAACTTACACTCCACTCACTTACTCCCCAAAGCATTCGTCCGCTGAAAGGTATTCAAGCCGCAATCTAAGAAGTCGCGGTAATCGTTAACGCTTTCTTTATACCCTCTTGGTGCAGCTAAGACCTGCTCTCCAGGAGAAACCAACACATAAAGCGGCTGGGTATTCTGTTTGAAATTAACCACCTGGAAGTCTGTCCACTTATGACCAACATTGCGGAGTTTGCCATTACTCACTTTTGACACTAACACTTCATCCAAAGGCTCCCGATCGTCTACATACAAGGATACCAACACATAGTCCTGGCTAATTCGCTCTCTGATTTGGTCCCTAACCCAGATGTGTTCCTCTGTTTTACGGCAGTTGACGCAGCCGTAGCCCGTGAAGTCTAAAAGAATGGGCTTGTTCACTTCTTTAGCATAGGTCAATCCTTCGTAATAATCTTTAAAACATTCCAGATTGTTGGCACATTTGGTATAAGAAGAAAATCGCGCTTTCAACTCCGGGTCTAACGTGGGTTTCGGTAGAAAGATATTGTAATGGGCCGGAGGAGCCAAACCACTCATTAACTTCAGGGATTGATAGGCTTCCGTTTTCGGATTGAACCCAAAACCGGAAATTAGGTAAGCCACCGCAGCTAGTGAAGCCAAGGTAAAACCCCAGCGTGGTATAGATATTTTTTTGAGTTTGCTATCATGCGGGAATCGAATAAAGCCAAGGAGATAAAGGGCCATGGCCGAAAAAATTACCACCCAAAGCCCCATAAAGATCTCGTAAGGCAGTATTCCCCAATGCATGGTCATATCTGCTACCGACAAAAACTTGAGCGCCAAAGCCAATTCCAAGAAGCCTAAAACCACTTTCACCGCTGTCATCCAACTCCCCGAACGGGGCAAGGAATTCAGCCACCCAGGAAAGGCTGCAAATAAACCAAAAGGCAAAGCCAGGGCTGTAGAAAATCCTAACATGACCACAAAAGGCCCCATTTTATTAGTGGCGGATTCCACCAAGGCAGAGCCAATAATGGGTCCCGTACAAGAGAAGGAAACCAAAGCCAAAGTAAAGGCCATGAAAAAAATGCCTATCAACCCGCCTTTATCTGCCATCGCATCACTTTTGGTAGACCAGGTACTTGGCAAGGTGATTTCATAATATCCAAAAAAGGAAAAGGCAAAAACGATAAAAATGAGGAAAAACAGAACATTCGCAATCCAGTTGGTCGAAAGCGCATTTAACGCGCCAGGCCCCATCAATGCCGTTATGATCAAACCGATAGAAACGTAAATCGCTATAATCGATAAACCATAAATGATGGCATTTCGCAAGCTAGATACTCGGTCTTTACTCGTTTTGGTGAAAAAAGTAACGGTGAGCGGAATCATCGGAAAAACACAAGGGGTCAGTAAAGCCACCAAACCGCCTAAGATGCCTAGTACAAAGGTCCAGACTAAAGAATCACTGGTCACCTCGTCTTCCCCACAATTGCCCAATGGCGCTTTATAAGATGACTGCAAACTTTCCCGGGTTTGATCCAGTTGGGTACCATTTGTCACTATGGCACTAACCCCCGTTTGAGACCTTGTGCCCGTCGTCAAATCCAGGCTAAACTCAACATCGGTAGGCGGTAAACACTGCTCATTATCACAAGTCATAAAAGTGACGTAGCCAGTCAGGCTTGGATTCGGTGAATCTGCCTTTATTTTCTGCGTAAAAACCACGGGACCTTCTACGAATTTTATTACAATGGATCCTCCAAAAACAGGATCAGGTCCTTCTTTTTTATTGCCTGCTTCCTGCATTTCACCAAGCAAAGTGATCCCGCTGCCTTCCAAGGAAAAGACAAATTCCGTCGGTAGTGGCCCATCCGTAGGATCAGTGTGTAGAGAAGGAATGGTCCAGTCCTTATCCATATTCGCAGTGGCAACAAATTCATATTCCCCTGCTCCTAACGCTTTACTAGAAAAGGTCCAATGAACGGGCGTGAGCATCCCTCCTCCCGCAGGAGGGGCAATAGTTATCTCCTCTACTTTGTCATCCAGGATCACATCTTGTCCTCTATCATCAGCTTTGGCGGCATCTGCAAAGATCGAAGATGGCTTTGTTTCAGGCTCAGGTGCGGCCTGGCGCTCCGCCGGACTAGCCGATTCGGCTACAGAAGCCGCCCCCGTACTTGAGACGGAAGTCAAATCAAAGGAGAAATCTTTTAACATAGGTGGGGTACAGGTCTCCTCATTGCAAGACATGTATTCCACTTCTCCTGTAATGGGCTGTGTCAAATCCACGGCTTTCACCCGCTGGGTAAAAACGACTGGCCCCTTAGGAAATTTAATCACCATAATGTTATCAAACAGCGGATCACGGCCTTCCTTTTTCTTACCCTCCTCTTTCACCGCTCCTATGGCTTTATAGTGGCTCCCTTCTTCAAAATAAAAGGTTGTAGGGATTGGTCCCCCATCCTCCGTATGTTGAGAATACAACATCCAGCCCGGATCCATATTGGCTGTAAAGATGAGGTCAAATTCATCTGTACTTACTTTTTCAATATGCATATTCCACTTTACCGGATTAGCAATTTGGCCAGTAAGACTTAGCGTGGCGCTGAGTAAAGTTGCTAGAATTATTAGAAGTCTCATGTTCATTTATTCCTGGTCAGAAAATAGCATTAAAGGTAGGCGGTTGTATGGTATGTGAATAGCTATTTCTTGAAATTAAAGACAAAATCAATTGTACTCGGCGGTAGGCATTGTTTATCATTGCAGCACATAAACTCCAAATAGCCTGAAATGGTTTCCACTTCTTCCGTCAGCATGACGCGTTGCGTAAAAGTCGCTTTTTTGGCATATTTGATGAGATGAATACCAAAGATATCATCCATGCCTTCCTTCTTTTCTCCCTCCTCTTTTGGTATACCTACTGGCTCGAAACCAGGATCGGCAGTAAAATAAAAAGAGGTAGGAATAGGGCCATCCTCATTGGCTTTTTGGGAGTAAATAAACCACCCTGGCTCAATGGTGGCTGTAAATTGGAGGTCATACTCCTTGTCGGCCACTTTATGGGCTGAAAAAGTCCATTCGACAGGCTGGGCAGGTTGTGCCTTTATCAAGCTTGTGGCAAAGATGAGGCTTAACACTAATCCAAATATCTTCATATTGTTATATCCGTTTACCACAAAAATATATAATACAAAGAGTACTTGTAGTTAAGAAGTTGACCCAAGTTCAAACATTAACAGTATTTAACATGATTGTTGCTATTTGAACCCGTTTTAACATTACAGCGCAATGGTCATCAGATACTCATCGCACCTACTTCTGCCAACAAGGATTCAAATAAGATACGGCCATCTGTGTTGCCCAGCAGCGTCTCTGAGGCGCGCTCGGGGTGAGGCATCATCCCAAAAACATTGCGGTTTTCATTGCAGATGCCTGCAATATTTTGAAGCGAACCATTTGGATTGGCTACTGCGCCAACCTCTCCATTGGGGGTGCAGTAGGAAAAAAGTATTTGTTGGTTGGATTGAAGTTTTTCCAGTGTAGCAGCATCCGTATGGTAACGCCCTTCAGCATGAGCGATAGGAATCATCAACACCTGACCTTGGCTAGCTCGTCGGGTAAGCGGAGAATGTACATTCTCTACTTTTACATGTACATTCTTACAAATAAATTTCTGGCTATTATTTCGCAATAGGACGCCCGGCAATAAACCGCTTTCGCACAACACCTGAAACCCATTACATATGCCAAATACGTAGCCCCCCTGATTCGCAAATTCAATCACAGCTTGCATAATAGGCGAAAATCGCGCAATAGCACCAGCTCTCAGATAGTCTCCATAGGAAAAACCGCCCGGCAATACAATGCAATCTTGTGTGGTAAACCCTTCTAGGCTTTTCTCTTTATGCCATAAAGGCACGACTGTTTGCCCCATCACGTCGCCCAGAACATGTAACATATCGTCATCACAATTGGAACCGGGAAAGACAACCACACCAAACTTCATAAAGTCAATTTTTTTGCAAAACTAAACAATGTTGAAAGATTAATGGCCTAAACCCTACATGAAATGATGAAAGCTCAAATATTGTAAATAAAAAATGCTGATGAGTCCAATCAGGTGAACCACTTCGGCCATCTGACGAGGCATATTGGTAAAATTAAAAGAAATTAATATCCCCAAGGGAACAGCCAAAAACAATAAAAAGTCGAGGGTCAAAACCGGCACTAAAAAAGCCCCTAACAGGGCCACAAATAGACCAGCAAAAAGAATATTGATCTTTTTTTGTACCTGAATAATATGCTTCATCAAAAAATTACTCCAACTAAATAAAACGATCAAGCATAAAATGACAAAAAATACCATCGAAATGTAATACATCAAAGGGCTTGGAACAGATAAAACCGGCCAACCGAATTGTATGGGAAATTCCTCACTCAAAAACTTCGCAAAACGATTGGTCCAAAAATAATACACCCCAAGATAAAGGTAAGGCACAAATGCTCCCGATAATACAATCAGTATATCTTGAATACGCAAAGAACGAAGCGTATTGATCGCAAGGATGGCCAAAAGGAGCAACACTATATAAGAGGGATAAAAGAAACTGCCCAAAGCCATCCAAAGCCCCGTGTTAAATAAATTGACCGTACAGCTTGGTTTTTTGTATATGCTGAATAATTCATAAACAGCTAAAATGTAGAAAAAATTGGCCATGTGCAAGGGCGAGAGATGCAGGAACGGCGGTAGTGCACTACAAATCAAAATAAAAAATACCCCCGAGAATAAGTTGGCATCTCGACCTAAACGATCCCTCAATACCAAAGCATTGAGCATCCAGGCCTGGACAAAAACAAGTAAAATGGCTAAGCTATCAGGCAACCATCCCTTGGTTCCAACCATATCATATACCCATTTCGCTAGTATTCCCGCTGATTGAGGTTCCCACTCATCTACGTATACCAAGGTCCAAAAACGAAGGAACAAGGCATAAATTACCAGTATTACACTGGCCATTAATTGATTGGTTCTAAATATGGATAACACTTTTTGGCTTTTGACTTTAAAAATAAAAAATGCTTTGATCTTGCTGGCAATTCTTCGCAGATATCGCCCTATTCAAGTGCAAATACATAAAAGCGAGAGGGGAATTTATAATAATCCTATCATCAACGATTTCTCATGTGAATCCGGAAGTGCGACTTTTCGACAGCTTTTGCTCATTTTCACTACCTATTTTATAGGTAAACACTTTACATGAAAAATTGCTGTCTTTTATTTTTTTTTAATCAATCAACTGTCAATCAATTGATTATACTATGTTTTTATTTTTTTTAGAAAAAAAGATGTTTTTTTTATGGAAAAAGAGGACAATCTGACTCTTTATAATGTAAACAAAAATAACCGAAATAGTAAAACAACCCCAATAACCATTTTTTTTTTGCCCCATTAAACCATTTTTTTTACCAAACGACTCTTGTATAATCCCTAGGTTACCCTTGTATAACCCATTAAATCAAAAACCTTAACCAAATAACCATTTCGAAAACTATTCACAAACCCCAAAACCAAGTAACGGAGCACTACACCAAAGTGCTCCGTTTTATCCTTCACATGAGATAAAACTACACTGTTAAAAAACTTTCAGTCTATATCATTCGCTCTCGATGAGGCAAAACCGGTTGATTATCAATTTCGACCGGTTTTTTTAATTGAGAGAAAAACTAGGCGAGCTTGGATTGTAATCATATTGGTGCAACAGGCTAATCTCCACCTGCATAAATCTGGTCAAAGGAAAATCAATCAACATTTCCATCACTTCTACTTCTGATTCAGCAGAAAAAATAGCCCAAACCTTAGCCTTCTCTAAAGACAGGGCATAATTGAGCAATTTCCCTTGCGTAAGGTATTGGCTGACCACGGCTTGCTGATAGGGTACCAGGTCTAGAAATTCATTACAAATTTCTTCAGGTAAAGATAGATCAACCATGAAATGCTGGGTAGCGTACATGCAATACTCTGTTTTAGACGACTAAGAACAGGTTGGGGTAGCCATGATTTACTGATTCGAGATAATGCAACCCTAACCTATGCCAAAGGTAGTTGGTAAAATTTGAAATATATAGACGCATCGAAACTAAATAATAATTTGTCAGAAATTAGACCCAAATGGCTGTTGGGCTGGATAATCTTATTTATTCAAAGCAGTATCCCGCAAACGTTGCAAAAAGGGAGAAGCAAAAATAAAATCGTGCAACACTTCATTGTCGCTCGACAATACCTCCGTCTTATTCCCTCGCCAGGCTATTTCCCCTTTATATAACAAGGTGATATTATCACCAATTTCCATCACAGAGTTCATGTCGTGGGTATTAATAACCGTCGTCATATTTTTTTCTATCGTAATGCTCCGAATCAATTCGTCAATGACGATGGCGGTTTTAGGGTCAAGACCAGAATTGGGTTCATCGCAGAATAAATAGGCAGGATCCAAGACAATAGCCCGGGCTATCCCTACTCGCTTTTGCATCCCCCCACTGGTTTCTGAAGGATATTTGTTATTGACTCCCTCAAGGTTAACGCGTTCCAGACAATAGTTTACCCGATCAAGTTTTTCTTTTTTGGTCATGTTCGTAAACATATCTAAGGGGAACCGAATGTTTTCCTCTACGCTCA from Saprospiraceae bacterium encodes:
- the purQ gene encoding phosphoribosylformylglycinamidine synthase subunit PurQ produces the protein MKFGVVVFPGSNCDDDMLHVLGDVMGQTVVPLWHKEKSLEGFTTQDCIVLPGGFSYGDYLRAGAIARFSPIMQAVIEFANQGGYVFGICNGFQVLCESGLLPGVLLRNNSQKFICKNVHVKVENVHSPLTRRASQGQVLMIPIAHAEGRYHTDAATLEKLQSNQQILFSYCTPNGEVGAVANPNGSLQNIAGICNENRNVFGMMPHPERASETLLGNTDGRILFESLLAEVGAMSI
- a CDS encoding protein-disulfide reductase DsbD family protein, with the translated sequence MKIFGLVLSLIFATSLIKAQPAQPVEWTFSAHKVADKEYDLQFTATIEPGWFIYSQKANEDGPIPTSFYFTADPGFEPVGIPKEEGEKKEGMDDIFGIHLIKYAKKATFTQRVMLTEEVETISGYLEFMCCNDKQCLPPSTIDFVFNFKK
- a CDS encoding muconolactone Delta-isomerase family protein — its product is MYATQHFMVDLSLPEEICNEFLDLVPYQQAVVSQYLTQGKLLNYALSLEKAKVWAIFSAESEVEVMEMLIDFPLTRFMQVEISLLHQYDYNPSSPSFSLN
- a CDS encoding cytochrome c biogenesis protein CcdA, coding for MRLLIILATLLSATLSLTGQIANPVKWNMHIEKVSTDEFDLIFTANMDPGWMLYSQHTEDGGPIPTTFYFEEGSHYKAIGAVKEEGKKKEGRDPLFDNIMVIKFPKGPVVFTQRVKAVDLTQPITGEVEYMSCNEETCTPPMLKDFSFDLTSVSSTGAASVAESASPAERQAAPEPETKPSSIFADAAKADDRGQDVILDDKVEEITIAPPAGGGMLTPVHWTFSSKALGAGEYEFVATANMDKDWTIPSLHTDPTDGPLPTEFVFSLEGSGITLLGEMQEAGNKKEGPDPVFGGSIVIKFVEGPVVFTQKIKADSPNPSLTGYVTFMTCDNEQCLPPTDVEFSLDLTTGTRSQTGVSAIVTNGTQLDQTRESLQSSYKAPLGNCGEDEVTSDSLVWTFVLGILGGLVALLTPCVFPMIPLTVTFFTKTSKDRVSSLRNAIIYGLSIIAIYVSIGLIITALMGPGALNALSTNWIANVLFFLIFIVFAFSFFGYYEITLPSTWSTKSDAMADKGGLIGIFFMAFTLALVSFSCTGPIIGSALVESATNKMGPFVVMLGFSTALALPFGLFAAFPGWLNSLPRSGSWMTAVKVVLGFLELALALKFLSVADMTMHWGILPYEIFMGLWVVIFSAMALYLLGFIRFPHDSKLKKISIPRWGFTLASLAAVAYLISGFGFNPKTEAYQSLKLMSGLAPPAHYNIFLPKPTLDPELKARFSSYTKCANNLECFKDYYEGLTYAKEVNKPILLDFTGYGCVNCRKTEEHIWVRDQIRERISQDYVLVSLYVDDREPLDEVLVSKVSNGKLRNVGHKWTDFQVVNFKQNTQPLYVLVSPGEQVLAAPRGYKESVNDYRDFLDCGLNTFQRTNALGSK
- a CDS encoding ATP-binding cassette domain-containing protein, translated to MIRTEDIFKSFGDAEILKGINTEFYSGKTNLIIGRSGAGKTVLLKLLVGLLAPTSGKIWYGDIDFCQLNKKDTRTLRMKVGMLFQASALFDSMSVEENIRFPLDMFTNMTKKEKLDRVNYCLERVNLEGVNNKYPSETSGGMQKRVGIARAIVLDPAYLFCDEPNSGLDPKTAIVIDELIRSITIEKNMTTVINTHDMNSVMEIGDNITLLYKGEIAWRGNKTEVLSSDNEVLHDFIFASPFLQRLRDTALNK
- a CDS encoding HNH endonuclease signature motif containing protein, which translates into the protein MSGRYIPIELKIKILKRANERCEYCQSWMRNAIHTFHIDHVIPLDKEGETEFENLALSCSGCNSAKSTKIAAKDPVSKDMVSLFHPRQQKWEDHFVWSEDFIEMIGLTAVGRATIIHLRLNRIGLKNMRRLTTLAGEHPPID